One window of the Streptomyces sp. TS71-3 genome contains the following:
- a CDS encoding cytosine permease, translated as MTQDQKPAAAAVEQNGVNPVPDGERHGTPRGLFAVWFSWNISILGVSYGIYVYGVGLSAWQAALAGVLGYVISSVLVGILAVGGPRTGLPTLTQTRFAFGFHGNKFPTFFAYLSNVGWKVTIITLASTTGAKLFARLWPGAFADGEGHESVPAVVMWFVVVLLLTVTVAVFGHQVILKVEKWIAWLTAVMTVVFIGMIVPHIHWSRIGHTPNGSFAEFVGGTVLAMTLVGLGFLNYGGDFARYLPRRTGARGVVGWTAGGITLPVAVLLVLGVLLAAGDPKLGSAAADDPVGALTDLLPFWFFVPFSIVVVISLIAAAITGLYSSGLALLAFGVPVSRAGTTVINMVVISAGAFYLLFVSDSFLATFQAFLALIAVVMGTMGGIQLLDFIRQRRLGWPTDLAMPAGRGGSSGRWTALVSLVAATVVGLGLVTSSDPNIARVVGFLLTDGQKKGVIGTTNVGVLVAMAVGAALYALLTFVLKLDPKGPARRAETSRDLEGVA; from the coding sequence ATGACGCAGGACCAGAAACCGGCCGCGGCGGCGGTCGAGCAGAATGGTGTGAACCCGGTACCGGACGGCGAGCGCCACGGCACCCCGCGCGGGCTCTTCGCGGTGTGGTTCTCCTGGAACATCTCCATCCTCGGGGTGAGCTACGGCATCTACGTCTACGGTGTCGGGCTGAGCGCGTGGCAGGCCGCCCTCGCCGGCGTCCTCGGGTACGTGATCTCGTCGGTCCTCGTCGGCATCCTCGCCGTCGGCGGGCCGCGCACGGGACTGCCGACGCTGACCCAGACGCGGTTCGCCTTCGGGTTCCACGGCAACAAGTTCCCGACGTTCTTCGCCTACCTGTCGAACGTCGGCTGGAAGGTCACCATCATCACGCTGGCCTCCACGACCGGCGCCAAGCTCTTCGCCCGCCTGTGGCCCGGCGCCTTCGCGGACGGCGAGGGGCACGAGAGCGTGCCCGCGGTGGTGATGTGGTTCGTCGTCGTGCTGCTCCTCACGGTCACCGTGGCGGTCTTCGGCCACCAGGTGATCCTGAAGGTGGAGAAGTGGATCGCCTGGCTCACCGCCGTGATGACGGTGGTCTTCATCGGCATGATCGTGCCGCACATCCACTGGAGCCGGATCGGGCACACCCCGAACGGCTCGTTCGCCGAGTTCGTCGGCGGGACCGTCCTCGCGATGACCCTGGTCGGCCTCGGATTCCTCAACTACGGCGGCGACTTCGCCCGCTACCTGCCGCGCCGCACCGGCGCGCGCGGTGTGGTCGGCTGGACCGCGGGCGGCATCACGCTCCCGGTGGCCGTGCTGCTGGTCCTCGGCGTGCTGCTGGCGGCCGGCGACCCGAAGCTCGGCTCCGCGGCGGCCGACGACCCGGTCGGCGCGCTCACGGACCTGCTGCCGTTCTGGTTCTTCGTGCCGTTCAGCATCGTCGTGGTGATCTCGCTGATCGCCGCGGCCATCACCGGCCTCTACTCGTCCGGCCTCGCGCTGCTGGCCTTCGGCGTGCCCGTCTCCCGGGCGGGCACCACGGTCATCAACATGGTGGTCATCTCGGCGGGCGCCTTCTACCTGCTGTTCGTCTCCGACTCCTTCCTCGCCACCTTCCAGGCGTTCCTCGCGCTGATCGCCGTGGTGATGGGCACGATGGGCGGCATCCAGCTCCTCGACTTCATCCGGCAGCGCCGGCTCGGCTGGCCGACGGACCTGGCCATGCCGGCCGGGCGGGGCGGCAGCTCCGGGCGCTGGACCGCGCTGGTGTCGCTGGTGGCCGCGACGGTGGTCGGCCTCGGCCTCGTCACCTCCTCCGACCCGAACATCGCCAGGGTCGTCGGCTTCCTGTTGACCGACGGCCAGAAGAAGGGCGTCATCGGCACCACCAACGTCGGCGTCCTCGTCGCGATGGCGGTCGGCGCCGCCCTCTACGCCCTCCTGACCTTCGTGCTGAAGCTCGACCCGAAGGGCCCGGCGCGACGTGCCGAGACGAGCCGCGACCTGGAGGGGGTGGCATGA
- a CDS encoding ribokinase has product MPGNGDGGGSRDLGSRDSRNGDVGDVLVIGSVNRDLTVRTERFPAPGETVLGDHLLTGLGGKGANQAVAAAGAGARTRLLATVGDDAHGTELLRALAAAGVGTAPIHRAPGLATGTALITVDHRGENQIVVVPGANAATGADRVREEATAVAAADVVVVQGEIPVDAVVEAVRLGPRLTVLNLAPYIAVPRPVLQRVDVLVVNATEAGQVLSAAAPPGVPAALDAVRLLAGSARNAVITLGADGAVVAGERTPPVHLPVPEAVEVVDATGAGDAFVGVLAARLAAGEDLAGAVAHGVAAASRSVRVAGAAGAAVRVPSPAQGA; this is encoded by the coding sequence ATGCCTGGCAACGGCGATGGCGGCGGCTCTCGCGACCTCGGCAGCCGCGATTCCCGCAACGGCGACGTCGGCGACGTTCTGGTGATCGGCTCGGTCAACCGCGACCTGACGGTGCGCACCGAGCGGTTCCCCGCCCCCGGCGAGACGGTCCTCGGCGACCACCTGCTCACCGGCCTCGGCGGCAAGGGCGCCAACCAGGCCGTCGCGGCCGCGGGGGCCGGCGCGCGCACCCGGCTGCTGGCCACCGTCGGCGACGACGCCCACGGCACCGAGCTGCTGCGGGCCCTCGCGGCGGCCGGGGTCGGCACCGCCCCGATACACCGGGCGCCCGGCCTGGCCACCGGCACCGCCCTGATCACGGTGGACCACCGGGGCGAGAACCAGATCGTGGTGGTCCCGGGCGCCAACGCGGCGACCGGCGCGGACCGCGTGCGCGAGGAGGCCACCGCGGTCGCGGCGGCGGACGTGGTCGTCGTCCAGGGCGAGATCCCCGTCGACGCCGTGGTGGAGGCCGTGCGCCTCGGGCCCCGGCTGACCGTGCTCAACCTCGCCCCCTACATCGCCGTGCCCCGCCCGGTGCTCCAGCGGGTCGACGTGCTCGTGGTCAACGCCACCGAGGCCGGGCAGGTGCTCTCCGCCGCCGCCCCGCCCGGCGTGCCGGCCGCGCTGGACGCGGTGCGGCTGCTCGCGGGCAGCGCGCGGAACGCGGTGATCACCCTGGGGGCGGACGGCGCCGTCGTCGCCGGGGAGCGGACGCCGCCGGTGCACCTGCCCGTCCCCGAGGCGGTCGAGGTGGTCGACGCGACCGGGGCCGGGGACGCCTTCGTCGGAGTCCTCGCCGCCCGCCTCGCCGCCGGCGAGGACCTGGCCGGCGCCGTCGCGCACGGCGTGGCCGCCGCCTCGCGCTCCGTACGGGTCGCGGGCGCGGCAGGAGCGGCCGTACGGGTGCCCTCACCGGCCCAGGGCGCCTGA
- a CDS encoding cytochrome P450, translating into MTGSETKVTRKFPDIARHDVLTDDEFVKDPYTLYARLREEREVHPVLLPDGLRVWLVARYADARAALTDNRLKKSGTGALMEANGLSNEAGTARRDVLFTHMLNSDPPDHERLRRLVTRAFTVRRIERLRPRIEEITADLLDAMGDGGESVDLLDAFAFPLPITVICELLGVPVADRDDFRRWSDLLITGFGTDDERLRAGADMTAYLYKLIEDKRAAPGDDLLSTLVEVQEGGDSLTRDEVVAMGFLLLIAGHETTVNLIANGVLALITHPDQLALLRADRSLLRGAIEEFLRYEGPVKNTTLRFTAEPTEIAGTVIPENQFVVVALGGADRDPDRYADPDRLDITRDTTGHLAFGHGIHYCLGAPLARLEAEVAIGRLLDRFGHIDLAVAPEELRWRGGLLIRGAEELPLRLARSLESAAG; encoded by the coding sequence ATGACAGGAAGCGAGACCAAGGTGACGCGGAAGTTCCCCGACATAGCCCGGCATGACGTCTTAACCGATGACGAGTTCGTCAAGGACCCCTACACCCTGTACGCGCGGCTGCGGGAGGAGCGCGAGGTCCACCCCGTGCTGCTGCCCGACGGGCTGCGCGTGTGGCTGGTGGCGCGCTATGCGGACGCGCGCGCCGCCCTCACGGACAACCGGCTGAAGAAGAGCGGCACCGGCGCCCTGATGGAGGCCAACGGGCTGAGCAACGAGGCGGGCACGGCCCGCCGCGACGTCCTCTTCACCCACATGCTGAACTCCGACCCGCCCGACCACGAGCGGCTGCGGCGGCTGGTGACCAGGGCGTTCACGGTGCGGCGGATCGAGCGGCTGCGGCCCAGGATCGAGGAGATCACCGCCGACCTGCTCGACGCGATGGGCGACGGCGGCGAGTCGGTCGACCTCCTCGACGCCTTCGCGTTCCCCCTGCCGATCACCGTGATCTGCGAGCTGCTCGGCGTCCCCGTGGCCGACCGCGACGACTTCCGGCGCTGGAGCGACCTGCTCATCACCGGATTCGGCACCGACGACGAGAGGCTGCGGGCGGGCGCGGACATGACCGCGTACCTGTACAAGCTCATCGAGGACAAGCGCGCCGCCCCGGGCGACGACCTGCTCTCCACGCTCGTCGAGGTGCAGGAGGGGGGCGACTCGCTCACCCGGGACGAGGTGGTCGCCATGGGCTTCCTCCTGCTCATCGCGGGCCACGAGACCACGGTGAACCTCATCGCGAACGGCGTGCTCGCGCTCATCACGCACCCCGACCAGCTCGCCCTGCTGCGGGCGGACCGGTCGCTGCTGCGCGGCGCCATCGAGGAGTTCCTGCGGTACGAGGGCCCCGTGAAGAACACCACCCTCCGCTTCACGGCCGAGCCGACCGAGATCGCCGGCACGGTCATCCCGGAGAACCAGTTCGTGGTGGTGGCGCTCGGCGGAGCCGATCGCGACCCGGACCGGTACGCCGATCCGGACCGGCTGGACATCACCAGGGACACCACCGGCCACCTCGCCTTCGGCCACGGCATCCACTACTGCCTCGGCGCGCCGCTGGCCAGGCTGGAGGCCGAAGTGGCCATCGGGAGGCTGCTCGACCGGTTCGGGCACATCGACCTCGCGGTCGCCCCCGAGGAGTTGCGGTGGCGCGGCGGCCTGCTGATCCGCGGAGCCGAGGAGCTGCCGCTGCGGCTGGCCCGCTCGCTGGAGAGCGCCGCCGGCTGA
- a CDS encoding epoxide hydrolase family protein: MPDAPHRPEPFTPGTEPAALADLRARLRATRWPDAPEDAGWSLGTDLGYLRELVAYWADGFDWPAQEAALARLPRFRVALGGLGIHFVHARAAAPAGPALPLVLSHGWPDSFWRYAKVIPLLTDPGAHGADPADAFDVVVPDMPGYGYSDCPAGAPLDSVAVAGLWAELMDVLGYPRFGAAGGDMGSHVSRYLALDHPDRVVAVHRTDAGLPRHFGDPADLSPEERAWMESAAAWGAAEGGYAAVHATKPQTAAFGLTDSPAGLAAWIVEKLRAWSDCGGDVERSFTKDEILTNVTLYWLTGTIGSSMRMYRANAAIPPAQHARRVEVPSGFSLFAGDVVRPPRAWLERTANVVRVTEPARGGHFAPFEEPDLYARELREFFRPYRAAAAG; the protein is encoded by the coding sequence ATGCCGGACGCCCCGCACCGCCCCGAGCCGTTCACCCCGGGCACCGAACCCGCGGCGCTCGCGGACCTGCGCGCGCGGCTGCGCGCCACGCGCTGGCCGGACGCGCCCGAGGACGCCGGGTGGTCGCTCGGCACCGACCTCGGCTACCTCCGCGAGCTCGTCGCGTACTGGGCCGACGGGTTCGACTGGCCCGCGCAGGAGGCGGCGCTCGCCCGGCTCCCCCGCTTCCGCGTCGCGCTCGGCGGCCTCGGGATCCACTTCGTGCACGCCAGGGCCGCCGCGCCGGCCGGGCCCGCCCTGCCGCTGGTCCTCAGCCACGGCTGGCCGGACTCCTTCTGGCGGTACGCGAAGGTGATCCCCCTGCTCACCGACCCCGGCGCGCACGGCGCGGACCCCGCCGACGCGTTCGACGTGGTCGTGCCGGACATGCCGGGCTACGGGTACTCGGATTGCCCCGCGGGAGCGCCCCTCGACTCCGTCGCGGTGGCCGGACTGTGGGCCGAGCTCATGGACGTCCTCGGCTACCCGCGGTTCGGGGCGGCGGGCGGGGACATGGGCAGCCACGTGAGCCGCTACCTCGCGCTCGACCACCCCGACCGGGTCGTCGCCGTCCACCGCACGGACGCGGGCCTGCCCCGCCACTTCGGCGACCCCGCGGACCTCTCGCCCGAGGAGCGCGCCTGGATGGAGTCCGCCGCGGCCTGGGGCGCGGCCGAGGGAGGCTACGCCGCCGTCCACGCCACGAAGCCCCAGACCGCCGCCTTCGGGCTCACCGACTCGCCGGCCGGCCTCGCCGCGTGGATCGTCGAGAAGCTCCGCGCGTGGAGCGACTGCGGGGGCGACGTCGAACGGAGCTTCACGAAGGACGAGATCCTCACCAACGTGACGCTGTACTGGCTCACCGGGACCATCGGCTCGTCGATGCGCATGTACCGCGCGAACGCCGCGATCCCGCCCGCGCAGCACGCCCGCCGGGTCGAGGTGCCGTCCGGCTTCTCGCTGTTCGCCGGGGACGTCGTGCGCCCGCCGCGTGCGTGGCTCGAACGCACGGCGAACGTCGTGCGCGTGACCGAGCCCGCGCGCGGCGGGCACTTCGCGCCGTTCGAGGAACCCGATCTGTACGCGCGGGAACTGCGCGAGTTCTTCCGCCCCTACCGGGCGGCGGCGGCCGGCTGA
- a CDS encoding LacI family DNA-binding transcriptional regulator: MRTGKPPTRADVARLAGTSTAVVSYVVNDGPRPVAAATRERVVAAIEELDYRPNAVARALRTQETQTVAMLVPDISNPFFAEFAQAVQDSAFEQGKVLLIGDSGGDDERETAYLRRFLDQQVEGIVFIGARRGSSLRTVTDAGVPAVVLDRPLDGSGHSFVGIDNAAAAGAATRHLIEHGHRRIACVAGPGDQRNAADRLAGWRTALEESGIAPDPALVHVDDFSVEGGVRAGRALLTTAAPDAVFVSSDSQTEGLLAVAHRLGLTVPGDLAVFGFDGTRRSAYSDPAMSVVEQPVKAAAQRALDLLASAAPEHVLLDFTLAVRRSCGCAADPGLR, from the coding sequence ATGCGCACCGGGAAGCCGCCCACGCGCGCGGACGTGGCACGCCTGGCGGGCACCTCCACGGCCGTCGTCAGCTACGTCGTCAACGACGGGCCGCGCCCCGTGGCCGCGGCCACCCGGGAGCGGGTCGTCGCGGCCATCGAGGAGCTCGACTACCGCCCCAACGCCGTGGCACGGGCCCTGCGGACCCAGGAGACGCAGACGGTGGCGATGCTCGTGCCGGACATCTCCAACCCGTTCTTCGCCGAGTTCGCCCAGGCCGTCCAGGACAGCGCGTTCGAGCAGGGCAAGGTGCTGCTGATAGGCGACTCCGGCGGCGACGACGAGCGCGAGACGGCCTACCTGCGCCGCTTCCTCGACCAGCAGGTCGAGGGCATCGTCTTCATCGGGGCACGGCGCGGCTCCTCGCTGCGGACGGTGACCGACGCGGGGGTCCCCGCGGTGGTCCTCGACCGGCCGCTGGACGGCTCCGGCCACTCCTTCGTCGGCATCGACAACGCCGCCGCCGCGGGCGCCGCCACCCGGCACCTGATCGAGCACGGGCACCGCCGCATCGCGTGCGTCGCGGGCCCCGGCGACCAGCGCAACGCCGCGGACCGGCTGGCGGGCTGGCGGACCGCGCTTGAGGAGTCCGGCATCGCGCCCGACCCGGCGCTCGTCCACGTCGACGACTTCTCCGTGGAAGGCGGGGTCAGGGCCGGACGCGCCCTGCTCACCACGGCGGCACCGGACGCCGTCTTCGTCAGCAGCGACTCGCAGACGGAGGGGCTGCTCGCCGTGGCCCACCGCCTCGGCCTCACCGTCCCCGGCGACCTCGCCGTCTTCGGCTTCGACGGCACCCGCCGCAGCGCCTACTCCGACCCCGCCATGTCCGTCGTCGAGCAGCCCGTCAAGGCCGCCGCCCAGCGCGCCCTGGACCTGCTCGCCTCGGCGGCCCCCGAGCACGTGCTGCTCGACTTCACGCTCGCCGTCCGCAGGTCGTGCGGATGCGCGGCCGACCCGGGGCTCAGGTGA
- a CDS encoding CocE/NonD family hydrolase yields the protein MIRRRAAAWAASALVTACMLAGGLTGPAAAEPAPAAGSGTTAGSPAKEVATATRPVTHEENDRVPQGSVWTQHYFPSSDHSGTQLHADVLLPEGMRAHQRVPVILSIGPYFGHSGQTGPEGWTHTGPSSRFQDFIEGTDLFAHGYAFVMVDLRGFGGSTGCLDWGGPGEQADVKAAIDWSAKQPWSTGAVGMYGKSYDAVTGLIGNDLDQRPLKAVVAGEPLWDMYQYIYSNGVPRPNVTGTAEAYNGIATMDQMPDDDAHYLANSRWEESHPGCLTGALAGYRIADQKDKHWTSRDLAKMARGTDTPLFVTQGFIENNTKPEEMQEYLTNHRGPERGWLGQWDHVRGGDRVSDGRLAMGREGWYDETLSFYDQYLKGIRPAVHYPAYSVETSTGAWRAQQTWPVADRSVTVPLGDGSYVDDGGASAHTAQSPSGGAAALRAPKPSATWDMEHAPAVDPAAPRTLAKGEVKRQQAGEATSSFFVWSQPVKRAARVTGTPNISLSAKGEGNVMLKLYDVAPDGTAAMFDEQVSLLKPGRLSVDLKATDWTLAAGHVLAVEIGSIQTGSWLDTPSGQTIKVKGARLRLALDDPADDVPTAGDRSPYLDTYLRQYTVELPAGPATFTVVPGGRL from the coding sequence GTGATAAGACGTCGCGCGGCCGCCTGGGCCGCCTCAGCGCTCGTCACCGCATGCATGCTGGCCGGGGGGCTCACCGGTCCCGCCGCCGCGGAGCCCGCCCCCGCGGCCGGCTCCGGCACCACCGCGGGATCCCCGGCGAAGGAAGTCGCCACCGCCACCCGCCCCGTCACGCACGAGGAGAACGACCGGGTCCCGCAGGGCTCGGTCTGGACGCAGCACTACTTCCCGTCCTCCGACCACTCCGGCACCCAACTGCACGCGGACGTCCTGCTGCCCGAGGGCATGAGGGCACACCAGCGGGTACCCGTCATCCTGTCCATCGGCCCGTATTTCGGGCACTCCGGGCAGACCGGTCCCGAAGGGTGGACGCACACCGGACCCTCGTCCCGCTTCCAGGACTTCATCGAGGGCACCGACCTGTTCGCCCACGGCTACGCGTTCGTCATGGTGGACCTGCGCGGCTTCGGCGGCTCCACCGGCTGCCTCGACTGGGGCGGCCCCGGCGAGCAGGCCGACGTCAAGGCGGCGATCGACTGGTCGGCGAAGCAGCCGTGGTCGACCGGCGCCGTCGGCATGTACGGCAAGTCGTACGACGCCGTGACGGGTCTCATAGGCAACGACCTCGACCAGCGCCCGCTCAAGGCGGTCGTCGCCGGTGAGCCGTTGTGGGACATGTACCAGTACATCTACTCGAACGGTGTGCCCCGTCCGAACGTCACCGGCACCGCCGAGGCGTACAACGGCATCGCCACGATGGACCAGATGCCGGACGACGACGCGCACTACCTGGCCAACTCCCGCTGGGAGGAGAGCCATCCGGGGTGCCTGACCGGCGCGCTGGCCGGGTACCGCATAGCCGACCAGAAGGACAAGCACTGGACCTCCCGCGACCTGGCGAAGATGGCCAGGGGCACGGACACCCCGCTCTTCGTCACCCAGGGCTTCATCGAGAACAACACCAAGCCCGAGGAGATGCAGGAGTACCTCACCAACCACAGGGGTCCCGAGCGCGGTTGGCTCGGCCAGTGGGACCACGTGCGCGGCGGCGACCGCGTGAGCGACGGGCGCCTGGCCATGGGGCGTGAGGGCTGGTACGACGAGACGCTCTCGTTCTACGACCAGTACCTCAAGGGCATCAGGCCCGCCGTCCACTACCCGGCCTACTCCGTCGAGACGTCCACGGGCGCCTGGCGCGCACAGCAGACGTGGCCGGTCGCGGACCGCTCCGTGACCGTTCCGCTCGGCGACGGCTCGTACGTGGACGACGGCGGCGCCTCGGCGCACACCGCCCAGTCCCCGTCCGGCGGTGCGGCGGCGCTCAGGGCACCGAAGCCGTCCGCCACCTGGGACATGGAGCACGCGCCCGCGGTCGACCCGGCGGCCCCGAGGACCCTGGCCAAGGGGGAGGTGAAGCGGCAGCAGGCCGGCGAGGCCACCTCCAGCTTCTTCGTGTGGTCCCAGCCGGTGAAGCGGGCGGCCCGGGTGACCGGCACGCCGAACATCTCCCTGAGCGCCAAGGGCGAGGGCAACGTCATGCTCAAGCTGTACGACGTCGCCCCCGACGGCACCGCGGCCATGTTCGACGAGCAGGTCTCCCTGCTGAAGCCGGGCCGGCTGAGCGTCGACCTCAAGGCGACCGACTGGACCCTGGCGGCAGGGCACGTCCTGGCCGTGGAGATCGGTTCCATCCAGACCGGCTCCTGGCTCGACACGCCCTCCGGACAGACGATCAAGGTCAAGGGCGCGCGGCTCAGGCTGGCCCTCGACGACCCGGCCGACGACGTCCCGACCGCCGGCGACCGCTCCCCGTATCTGGACACCTACCTGCGCCAGTACACGGTGGAGTTGCCGGCGGGGCCGGCGACGTTCACGGTGGTCCCGGGCGGCCGCCTGTGA
- a CDS encoding SpoIIE family protein phosphatase, giving the protein MLEADLRAELPEVMALDGMGGFLCDLPSGRAFLDPGALRILNLEPSTFDGRIATLSERVLPGEIRRIRQLIAGQAPGRSDHGFHFQLLSATGKADRWAYAQVHVLRDGSGAARRLVGFLRDVTAELQGATDRASLATGRRHQSDVVYVTTTALAHALTFEDVLTALTSEEILSVVGASGVALSMVREDESRLLATKGLPGELFDDFALLHVQDALPIPEAVRSQRPLFLLRSELLADYPALRPYIDPTDVTSVAIMPLVAQGRSTGALTLVYQGRTGFTPEERNLLLALGAAVAQSLERARLYDEEHAVAIGLQQAMLPARIPEVAGVTTVVRYRPASDRRKIGGDWYDVVALPNGHIGLVVGDVEGHDIDASAVMGQLRTALRAFASEGHSPSTVMARASAFLGDLDTERLATCICVTLDPDSGNALIVRAGHPEPLVRHADRSVSRIAVQGGVPLGVPHDDDTTCPMTRYRMKRGDTLLLCTDGLLENRDSDLDTGERQVGELLRNGPGDLGELAEHIIEGVAGRRMQEDDVALLLAALPERGAGAA; this is encoded by the coding sequence ATGCTCGAAGCGGATCTGCGGGCGGAGCTTCCCGAGGTCATGGCTCTGGACGGCATGGGCGGCTTCCTGTGCGATCTGCCCTCGGGGCGGGCCTTCCTCGATCCGGGAGCCCTGCGGATCCTCAACCTGGAACCGTCCACGTTCGACGGGCGGATCGCGACGCTGTCCGAGCGGGTCCTCCCGGGCGAGATCCGCAGGATCCGGCAGCTGATCGCCGGCCAGGCCCCCGGCCGGTCCGACCACGGCTTCCACTTCCAGCTCCTGTCCGCCACCGGCAAGGCCGACCGGTGGGCGTACGCCCAAGTCCATGTGCTGCGTGACGGCTCGGGTGCGGCCCGGCGGCTCGTCGGCTTCCTCAGGGACGTCACGGCCGAGCTCCAGGGGGCCACCGACCGGGCGAGTCTGGCCACCGGCCGCAGGCACCAGAGCGACGTGGTCTACGTGACCACGACCGCGCTCGCCCACGCCCTGACCTTCGAGGACGTGCTGACGGCGCTCACCAGCGAGGAGATCCTCAGTGTCGTCGGCGCCTCCGGCGTGGCCCTCAGCATGGTCAGGGAGGACGAGAGCCGGCTGCTGGCCACGAAGGGCCTGCCCGGGGAGCTGTTCGACGACTTCGCGTTGCTCCACGTGCAGGACGCCCTGCCCATCCCGGAGGCGGTCCGCTCGCAGCGGCCGCTCTTCCTGCTCCGGTCGGAGCTTCTGGCCGATTACCCGGCGCTCCGGCCCTACATCGACCCCACGGACGTCACGTCCGTCGCGATCATGCCCCTGGTCGCCCAGGGCCGGTCGACCGGTGCCCTGACCCTGGTCTACCAGGGCAGGACCGGCTTCACGCCGGAGGAGCGCAACCTCCTCCTCGCCCTCGGCGCGGCCGTGGCGCAGTCCCTCGAACGCGCCCGGCTGTACGACGAGGAGCACGCCGTCGCCATCGGCCTCCAGCAGGCGATGCTCCCCGCACGCATCCCGGAGGTGGCGGGCGTGACGACGGTGGTCCGCTACCGGCCGGCCAGCGACAGGCGGAAGATCGGGGGCGACTGGTACGACGTCGTGGCCCTGCCGAACGGGCACATCGGGCTGGTGGTCGGAGACGTCGAGGGGCACGACATCGACGCCTCCGCCGTCATGGGCCAACTCCGCACGGCGCTGCGCGCGTTCGCCTCGGAGGGGCACTCCCCTTCCACGGTCATGGCGCGCGCCTCCGCGTTCCTCGGGGACCTGGACACCGAGCGCCTCGCGACGTGCATCTGCGTCACCCTCGACCCCGACTCCGGCAACGCCCTGATCGTCAGGGCGGGCCACCCGGAGCCGCTGGTGCGGCACGCCGACCGGAGCGTCAGCCGCATCGCGGTCCAGGGCGGCGTCCCGCTCGGCGTTCCCCACGACGACGACACCACGTGCCCGATGACCCGCTACCGCATGAAGCGCGGCGACACGCTCCTGCTCTGCACCGACGGGCTGCTGGAGAACCGCGACTCCGATCTCGACACGGGTGAGCGGCAGGTGGGGGAGCTCCTCCGGAACGGCCCCGGCGACCTGGGCGAGCTGGCCGAGCACATCATCGAGGGCGTCGCGGGCCGGCGGATGCAGGAGGACGACGTGGCCCTGCTCCTGGCGGCACTTCCCGAGCGGGGCGCCGGAGCCGCGTGA